The following proteins come from a genomic window of Maylandia zebra isolate NMK-2024a linkage group LG22, Mzebra_GT3a, whole genome shotgun sequence:
- the LOC112436115 gene encoding uncharacterized protein LOC112436115 isoform X2, which yields MPRKNKRSQAQKKRWKPLDLVDPAVPMLTGHNQDEAVSSFPSDQTAPARLSLVTENRPTSLCPPGSKTQQNTSLYVVRSLLQQKRDLHVFATEHALPATLTAHQWELIDKTADVLSSIEELTRNVNRKTATAPDGIPAITVKAVEKLYTDVETVPLF from the exons ATGccgagaaaaaataaaagatccCAGGCACAAAAGAAGCGCTGGAAACCACTTGACCTGGTCGATCCTGCTGTCCCAATGCTCACTGGCCACAACCAAGATGAGGCAGTCAGTAGTTTTCCATCTGACCAG ACAGCACCAGCCAGGTTGTCCTTGGTAACGGAGAATAGACCCACCTCCTTATGTCCTCCAGGCAGCaag ACACAACAGAACACCAGCCTCTACGTGGTGCGAAGCCTACTGCAACAAAAACGTGATCTTCATGTCTTTGCGACTGAGCACGCTCTaccagcaacactgacagctcacCAGTGGGAGCTCATAGATAAGACTGCTGATGTGCTGTCATCCATTGAAGAGCTGACTAGAAACGTGAACAGAAAGACTGCAACTGCACCTGATGGGATCCCTGCCATAACAg TGAAGGCAGTGGAGAAGCTCTACACTGATGTTGAAACTGTGCCACTCTTCTAG
- the LOC112436115 gene encoding uncharacterized protein LOC112436115 isoform X1, with amino-acid sequence MPRKNKRSQAQKKRWKPLDLVDPAVPMLTGHNQDEAVSSFPSDQTAPARLSLVTENRPTSLCPPGSKTQQNTSLYVVRSLLQQKRDLHVFATEHALPATLTAHQWELIDKTADVLSSIEELTRNVNRKTATAPDGIPAITDVFCPVKAVEKLYTDVETVPLF; translated from the exons ATGccgagaaaaaataaaagatccCAGGCACAAAAGAAGCGCTGGAAACCACTTGACCTGGTCGATCCTGCTGTCCCAATGCTCACTGGCCACAACCAAGATGAGGCAGTCAGTAGTTTTCCATCTGACCAG ACAGCACCAGCCAGGTTGTCCTTGGTAACGGAGAATAGACCCACCTCCTTATGTCCTCCAGGCAGCaag ACACAACAGAACACCAGCCTCTACGTGGTGCGAAGCCTACTGCAACAAAAACGTGATCTTCATGTCTTTGCGACTGAGCACGCTCTaccagcaacactgacagctcacCAGTGGGAGCTCATAGATAAGACTGCTGATGTGCTGTCATCCATTGAAGAGCTGACTAGAAACGTGAACAGAAAGACTGCAACTGCACCTGATGGGATCCCTGCCATAACAg ATGTGTTCTGTCCAGTGAAGGCAGTGGAGAAGCTCTACACTGATGTTGAAACTGTGCCACTCTTCTAG